The Astyanax mexicanus isolate ESR-SI-001 chromosome 21, AstMex3_surface, whole genome shotgun sequence genome contains the following window.
TGGTTGACcgatattctttttttaatggatGATGCTGATATTTAGAGAGCACAAGTGGCCAATGGCCATTATATAAGGCCAATATTTAGTTTCTGTTGCAACTGATTTATAGGTGTCCTCCTCTTTTAttcctaaaaataataaatgaggcACAAAGTAACAGAATGTTAATGAGCATTTTTAGCACTGTTAagttggggtgggcgatatggctctaaaataatatcacgatatttcagggtatttttgcaataacgatatacttggcgatataggaaaacagaaaaataattaattaatttcaggaatgtagtataagagtataacagcataatcataatgtggcaaagtaaataatatatgctgcaaaaaatattgcagaatatttagtgcatgcatataaactgcaaactaaaacaattatacacttaaagcttcacagtaaataatagactacttttaagacagaacatctttattatcccgatatggatttttaatatcacgatatattgtatacaatataatattgcccatccctactGTTAAGGTATATTTTCTATAGGTCTAGAAGGTATATAGTTTGGTACTCTGAACTGATTACTTTAATTCCAGTGgttcaaatatcaaatatttggAAAGTGTGCAGTGTAAGAAATGAAGAGACAACATAATatcttttacagtttatttaaatcAAACGCAGAATATTGGTAAAATACTGACACATAAAATACTGTCTTATGTGCATTAATAAGAGACATCACAGAGAAATAAGAGAGACCCTGGCCTGTGGGAAAGTATCTCTTTTCAGTGTAAATATTCCAGTTTACCTTTTCCTCCAATGGGTTTTTACAGCATCCTCTGAGAGGTATATCTTGGTTTTGTCCAAGGGAGGGTGGCCATCatctgtaataataatgtaagacTAAGGAATACAATACAAATATGAGGAATTATCCTTTCATCATGTTTAGCTTCTTACAAAGTAAAGTACAGAATTTGCCATTTACCCATTACAGCAGCCACACCTGATATATGCATTATAGCAGCCCACACTAACCTAATCAGGTGAATGCAGTATAGCTACCATCATTTAGCTGcctcataataataataccaaactgtttattttacaatacCAAACGATATTACTCCACAGGATCTGGGTGTTTCCATGTAGTTTCCATTTCCAGTTTGcattagctagcacagagctgggtgtgtgagtAAGCTGCTAGAGAGTAAAACTTTGTCTAGCACAGAAGCTACACTGCTCATTACTAAAGCCAGTCAGATAGGTTTACTTACCCGTCCTGTTTGGAACCCTGAAACTGAAGGTGTTCTCTGGAGAGTGAATGAGCTCCAGCTGTGCGTTTTTAACCTGCCCATGTGAACAGGTTCTGGGGGTGTGTTATGTTTCCAGCCTCCTCTGCTGCTGTGTGTTGGTAGAATAGTGAAATGGACACTAGGGGGAGCTGTAATTGCGTCCCAACAGCACCACAACTCACAGGGCTGCTCGGAGAGGGCATATCTGCAGATGCCAatttatcaacaaaaaaaaactttttaaataacatctttttacaaactttttaagaagaagaaacaatttgttgtatttataaaaaagtgtatgtatttaattgtatttataatattaaacagCTTAAAACAGTTTAGAAGCTTTAATGGTAATTAAaacttaataaacttaataatataTCTCAGACTTTAGAACCAGCACTGATCCCagtagaccacacacacacaaggtgTACACATTCCCACACACTTTACACTTAATAAATGCAGAATACACCTCATAATGTGCAATACTGCTTTTTTCAGCTGCTTTTTAGTACAttaatatttgtgtaaatattttccacgtattatttacataatatttctctgctgtgggactaataaaggattgACAGTTAAGCAAGATGTTTCAATTTGGTGATTTATACCTACCTAGACCTAGTTTGTTGTTAAGTTGCATTTTATaggcatgatatatatatatatatatatatatatatatatatatatatatatatatatatatatatatatatatatatatatatatatatatatatatatattgaaaatattggTGAAAAAAGAGGGTGAAAAATCTGAGCTCACTgcttctgctcctcctcctcttatTGTTCTGTGGGATGAGGGGGAGGGCAGTTTCTGAATGAATCAGTTCAATCCTAGCTGGCTGTGATTTGCATTTGGTGATGTGTCGGTCGCGAACGATTCGGCTCTAAGAACCGATTCTTTGAAGTGAACAAGTGAAGTGAGTCGACTTTCCTGATTGTGAGCCTATATTTTTCTGTTAAACCACACGTGATTGGAGAAAATGTGTGGTGGAGTGGGAATTCTGCTGCTTTTAGCtcgtttaaaaatgtttacactAGTAAAAAAGTAATAACCAATAGGGAACTGAAAGAGCTGAATCTTTTCAGTGAACCGATTCAAAAGAATCGACTCTCTGAAAAAAGGGGGAGCCAGAATTCCCAACGCTACTAGCTTAGCTGGAGTCCAGATTCACTCCAGCTTTCCCAGAGCTAACAGTTAGCTCGCTCCCTTGGCTATctgggctaatgctaatgctaacgctaatgctgcacTTTGCCTTTTTGTAGGTGGTCGACATTGTAGTTGGAAAAGATGAGAAGGGCAGCAGGCGGGTCCCGAAGTATCTGATTCACTTCAATGGTTGGAACAGGAGGTAAGGAGAGGCTTGCTCAGATCCATGTAGGGCCAGTTAGCGGTTAGCTAGCGGTTAGCTCTTATGTAGTTAGCTCATATAGCTAAAAATCTAGCCAGCGAGCTGTCTGACAGATTAGCCACATAGCTAGGCTAGTCAGTATGGAATGAATTAAAAGCTCGAACCTCTATTTTAGCTTATTTATTGGCTATTTTAgactttaaatgcattttttctcAGCTAGACTGCTTGCTGAATCACTTAACTATGTTAGCTAGCCTTGTTTTGTGTGCTTTGGCCAGGCTACCTAATCTTTTTCACTAAACAGAGATTTCTCTCTCCTGTGCTGCTTTTATTCCAGCTGGGATCGCTGGGCTGCAGAGGATCATGTTCTCAGAGATTCGGAGGAAAATCGGAAATTACAACGTAAACTGGCACGCAAGGCTTTGGCTCGCATGTAAGGGCTCTTACTTTATCTATTTTTGGCTATTTAAAGCACAAATTATGTTTTAAATCCATTTACGTTTACTTTTAATgaagctaatctagctagctaatgttactgttaTAGAAAATGTATCTTATTGGGAATATAACGTTAGCTAGTGCAGTATTTTGGTAAacataaacaattaaaacaaaatgaaacaatagCGTGTACATCGCTGTAAGTAGTGCTGTTTTCTGTGGAATATTTAATTAACAAATACTGTATTGTAACGTCAGCTTATTGAATATACAGTGCAGTATTTCCGTGCAGTAGGTTAACTAATTATATTGTAAACATATATCTAGTTAGTTGTCGATTTGGAACCCAGTCCACAGTCTAGAGCTAAATAAATGAGGTTTAACaccttaaaataagataaaaattaaatacatttttaagaatttaagccTGAACCTGGACTGTTTAaaattctttctttatctcttattattgtttttttttttttaacagcacctTACTGGAAATATAACGTTAGCTagtacagtagtttagtgcactagctaacctaggttaactgtATTGTAGGCAGGTAGATAGTTGTCCGTTTAGAACCCAATCCACAGCCTATAGCTCTTTAAATGAGATTAGTTTTCCAAATTGGATAATCGAGATTGTACATATTTGCATATAGAAGCTTTCGGAAGGAATCTCAGTAGATTCCCAACTTTTAAAGAACTcaatgaaaatgaaaacagtgtgaattttcctttcaTACCAAacagtaaaaatcataaaatatttgAAATTGCACAAGATATTGCACATCCCACAATGTCAttattgtgcatgtgcacattgcATAAGTAATCCTGAAATAATATATTGTGCCAGttatatatgaaatatagatgTAGTTAAAGTTAAtgaatctcactctctcacacacacgttgTTTTTGCTGGTAGGAGGAGGAAGGGATGGAGGAAGCGACGTTGTCGTTTGCCTGGTGTTAACTCTGTGCTGAAAGGCTTACCTGAAGAGGAAAAGGAGGAGAGCGACGATGCTTGTAAGGAACTGTTAACCTGCTTTCTGATTACTCTTAACGAACATTCACCCTTTAAAGGTGAATATGATATgaagtttaattaatatttttaatgtgtgtttgCTTTGCTGTGATCCAGCTTTGATCTCATCATCTGATGACAGCGGCGAGGACGATTCCGATCCAGAGTCTTTAAAAAGTGAGAGCGAGTCATCTGAGGATTTGGACGAAATGGTGAGTGgttctgttttttaataagcCAGTTTTAAGGATTGTAGGAGTTATATTTAGAACTATTTAACTCTATTAACCTTCTATATAACTTCTCTAATTATTTTCTGGTTGTAAGTTGAGGTGTAATGATGCATCATGATGGAAAAATGTGACCCTGTGCATCGCGGGAACAAAAGATTCCACGTTTTGTTACTATGAGATCTCATGCAGTTGCGTTGTTTGAACACCAGAGCTCAGATTTTGACTAGTGCAGGCTGGAGAACCAGTAGGCGTAAGCAAAGGGTGAAGGACATGTTAATGAATTTAGACTGAAACCAATTACACAACCACTTTTTAAGCCAGTCAACAGccaaaaaagtataaaacagtatttatagAACAGTATTTATGGATACAAATATTTATACAATAAACGTTTATATAATGTGTACACAAAGTGTGTTCCAAACATTAGGAATACTGATATTGTAAACTGAATTGAAACGTGAGCAGAGTGCATTGTTACACCCCTattgtttacattgtttacactttagaaaaataaataaataatttccttaATTCACATGTGTTTAAAATAACGTGAGAAAATTGAATTGTGAACTCAGTATCGTAATCGAATCATGAACAGAGCGTATCATTACACCCCAAGTAATTATATTTAGACAAGCTTTCATTGTACTGGAGAAGTTAAAGCAATAGTCTTGacttttaagttatttaaagtagTGCCACTGTTGCTAaaagttttaatgtgttttcttttcaaATAGTTTTGcttctattctttttttctaCACAGAGGGAAGAGCAAGAGACACATGCCAAGAGGGAGAATGAGGATAAGACCATCGCTATAAACATAGACATCCCTGAAGTCCTTAAGAAGAAGCTGGAGGAGGACTGCTATTACGTCAACAAGAGAAAGAAGGTAGTTTTCCAGTTATTAGAATCCACTAtcagacctgccaacatgtacACATTTTACTTAATAAGCGCGCATTTTAATCTAGTAATTTTGTGCATTTCTACATTCTAAAGTACACATATTGTGTCATCAAAGTTTCAGTGATCCACAGAATCTGTGCGTAAACAAAGTGCTTTCGGCCAATCAGCATGCTTCATTTTCACCCAACCACCCCACCTGCCCCACCTACTTCGCCTAGCTTTGCTCTTCAGTCAGAGATCGTATTAATGATGGGAATGATGAgcttgtctgtgtgagtgtgtttatccTGTGTGCAGTTAAAAATGGCACTAATTCCCTCTCACTCTCATTCCCtatctctctcgctgtctctctttctctctcagttgaTGACATGTTTCCaggttgttgagtgtggaatatggagctaaactAGCGTTTATTTTCCCTGTTAAAGCTTTCTTTATTGAGTTAACCTAAACATATTTCAATATTCTAattctaaaaaagtaaaaaaaatacgacaattcatttttaagtgattgtcaccagtaatatataatttaattttgccacactaacactggtttttaaatttaaatttaaattaatttaaactaaTAAGGTGACATGGTTTACACATttgcactggtgattttaatgGCTCTGTTTGtttcatgtaaataaataataaatgttttgaaggtattgtttacatttatattcagtaaccaattattatcctGTAAGAAGTGTGAGCTAATACAGGCAGGGGGGGTGCATATTTACAAGATAACGCCTTAGAACAGGTGTaagcattcccaagccatccctttACATAACACTTGAACAGTTTACCTAATGTTATGCTAACCTCATTTATTAGTAAAGGGACTCATATTATGCATAAATCACTTGTTTATGTTTTGCAGTTTAGCAGTAAGTATAGGGCGTGACCAgcagcagcttatttgcataaaagtgacagagcccttaaacggcttatTCTGAAAGGGAGAGAAACTGGCAGAAACAGAGCTGGCGAGATCTCACAATATGGATAAAGTACACAAACTGTGGTTGAATTGGCATGTTCTTTGAGTGCAGTACAGTTTGCAGTGTATTAAAGCACTGGTTTTAATGACTGGTTTGACCGACTTCTCAATGTTGTTTCTAGCTTGTGAAGCTCCCGAGCCCGATGAACATAGTAAACATTCTGGAGTCCTACGTGAAACACTTCACTATAAATGCTGCCTTTTCTGCCAACGAGCGCTACCGGCACCCTCAGAGCTCAACACAGGCCAACCTGAACCCGCACTATATACCACCAGAGAAGAAGTAAGTTCCACTGGAGAGATGCTACGTTTGCTTTTGTCTGGGTTTGAGAATTTTGGAGGGTGAAAGGAATACTGAGACTCAGCTTCCTCGTATGCATCATCACATTGTTCTTCATATGTTCTCTGCCTGCAGTGAGGAGCTTTGTAAGGAGATGGTGGATGGCTTGAGGATCACCTTTGACTTCACGTTACCTTTAATCCTCCTGTATCCCAACGAGCAGGCTCAGTTCAAGAAAGTCAGCTCGTCCAAATTCTTTCAGCCGATCAATGATGGTGCAGGATGCTCGACCAGGTAGGGTAAACAAATATCACCAACATAGCATGACGAGAATGGTGTCTGTTGGATTTTGTAATGACCCAggaatttttttttaaccataaaatTCTGCTTTAAAATCATGTTGCTGCTACACTGTCCTGTAATATGGGGTATAGCATCTCTGTCACTTCTACTGAGGGCTCtacatgctgctaactgcactatgtatctCTGGTGAAGCTGGCAATGCAACActgctaaacactttttaaatatagttatatttatataaagtcAATGTCAATTTCCATGCtttggttctgtatctctcagcttgtccagaaatgtgtgtgtaAAGTTTATCCTTTAGGTTAAAAATCACCTTTTTGTTTTCACTCTTTCCTAGAATTCTTCGGGAGCGCTCTCCAAGCCCCGGCCTGAATCCCTCCACCCCTCAATCCACAGACAGCCAGCCTCCTCTCAGCGAGACGTCCACCACCCCGGTTACCGCGGCGACCACACCAAAGCGCCGACGCTGCACCTATCCCGACTCGGACATGCAGTCTCTCAGACGCTCCACACGCAACACCTCTGGAGGAGACCGGACCActgaaggtggaggaggaggagggggaggtggtggtggtggtggtggtggtggtggtggtggaggaggaggaggaggaggaggaggagggggcagcagcagcagtgcttcACCCCAGCCCAAACGCAGGCTCTCTGAGGCACCAACACCACTGCCCAAATTCTTCCTCAACCTGGAGAAAAGTGAGTGCTGCTGtttgattatatcaactaatgAATTAATTGTCATTAATTCTACAGTAATTTATGGATTAACCTTTAAGAAACCATTAGTTGCAGCCCAACAAATGGTTTCTTAGAAGTTAATCCATACATTATATAATTAATCGATTGACTTAATTAATCAAACTGTTCATCGATTCTTgctttttctacttttttcttgCTTGTTCTAATTTGTTCTCTTATGGCACAAGGAATCAATAGAAGCCATGCTTTTTGTAAATGGCCAGTTGGCTTATTTGCAGAACATCACTGCTTATTGCTCTCATACAactgtgcagcttaatttagggtgtgtccatGTGTCTTGTGCTAccctaaaaacagaaaaagtgtACATTGCACAGCTAGATAAATGCTAAAAGCattat
Protein-coding sequences here:
- the LOC103031399 gene encoding male-specific lethal 3 homolog — encoded protein: MNSRGMKFKFRKGEKVLCFEPDPSKAKVLYDAKVVDIVVGKDEKGSRRVPKYLIHFNGWNRSWDRWAAEDHVLRDSEENRKLQRKLARKALARMRRKGWRKRRCRLPGVNSVLKGLPEEEKEESDDASLISSSDDSGEDDSDPESLKSESESSEDLDEMREEQETHAKRENEDKTIAINIDIPEVLKKKLEEDCYYVNKRKKLVKLPSPMNIVNILESYVKHFTINAAFSANERYRHPQSSTQANLNPHYIPPEKNEELCKEMVDGLRITFDFTLPLILLYPNEQAQFKKVSSSKFFQPINDGAGCSTRILRERSPSPGLNPSTPQSTDSQPPLSETSTTPVTAATTPKRRRCTYPDSDMQSLRRSTRNTSGGDRTTEGGGGGGGGSSSSASPQPKRRLSEAPTPLPKFFLNLEKRTPVHSGSSSPLPLTPSKDGSGVFSGLETRRNNELNEVLSWRLTPDNYPLSDQPPPPSYLYGSQHLLRLFVKLPEILGKMHMPEKNLRALVKHLELFLRFLAEFHEDFFPETAYVSATEAHYCMKQPRPVC